Sequence from the Toxoplasma gondii ME49 chromosome Ib, whole genome shotgun sequence genome:
TCAATAAGGAAATGTGGTGCTCTGTAGCTACATGCTTTCCAGTGAACTGTATATCGCTCCGTTAATGCAATGGTACACAGCGTAACATCCTTTCCGAaaaagcgacggagaaaaacacagacgaaCAGCATCacagctgtctctttctccgttttttacTGCTTTCGCGAAGACCGAAGACCCCAAAAGAGACtcggaaaaaaaacagaggggaAGCCGCGTGCGGCTCACAGCAGCGTCTGCTGATTCCCCTGTATTTCTGTAGTCTTACATCGGGGACCCTAATGTACAAGTAGCCGTTTTCGTCGAAATAGAGCTTTAGCAGTGGGATCTCAAATTCTTTGCACGGGCATTCCCAGCGAGCCTCGTTCTAATTTTTAAAAGTGTAAAAATGGAAACGGACTACAATTCACAGAACCGACAAACGAAGTTGCGAATATGATGGAGCTGCTGCAGTGCGCGGCCATATTCACTAAGAAGTTGCTAGGGTGTGCTGAAAACTTTCTACGAGAGAAATCGTAATACTTGGTTTATTTCCGACATTCTCCACGTTCCCCTATCGCATCCACCACACATTTTTCCCCACTTTACTGAAGAAATCATCTTTTCTAAAAAATCAGCAGAATTGGAAAAAGGAGTTCCGACACCGTGTGGACAAGACGCCGGCCTGCTACGAGGCAAGAGAAtcacaaagagagaagatgacAAAATCATTTCAGAGAACCGACTGCGTTTCGTGTGTCGGTTGTCGTCGTCTCGCTAAGAGTGTCTTGTCTACCATATTTCCATCTTTTGTTAACCTTTCTTCCTGGATTCATGCCTTCCTGTTCAccttttcctcgctctcgtttCGTGTCTTTCTGTTGGGTCTTCCCCTTTTTCGGTCCTCCGTAGGTCTCTGTTTCTTAAGTTCACcacgtcttctctctgtcatcTGTCTGCCccgctctctgttttctcctggTCGCCTACCCTCGCGGCTGCAGTGTTCACTCTTGCGTACGGAGGTTTCCGCAGCTTGCCCGGGTCGACGGCGGCGCAGCCTTGGGCATGAACTAAGTAGCTGTAGAGCACTCGCATTACATCGTAGCCGTCGCTGAAGTCGTCCTTTCTTTGCCACTGCCTTCCCCTCTCCagtgtcgccttctcgttcctctccctctcggcATGCGGGGCCTCCGAACTGTCGAGAGACTCCTGAAGAGCCTCGCTGTTCTCCGatgcctctgcatgcacacctgCACGGACCTTGGAAACGCGCCTCGCGGATTcggcagaggaagcagcagcgtCCGCTGGAGGAGAGCCTTCCACTGTTCCTTTAGGGGGAGTGAAACTGTTTCCGTGTCGAGGAGAACCGGCGTCTCGACCCGAGAGGGCGGAACTCGACGGCGCGAAGTCGTTAGGACCCGAGGAGAcgctgaaggagaaaaagaagaaaaacaggcagCTGCACAGGCGCTTACCAACAGGGAGACCAAGCAAAGAGCGTCGAAGCGAAAGATACAGAACAAGAACACTCGCCTGTCAAGACAGGAATTCCAGAAGACACAACTTACCACCTCCAAGTCAAACTTGCGTACAGCTCCACATCAAAGACGTGCTCGAGTACACaacacaaatatatatatatatatatatgtatgtatgtgtatatgtatatgcatttgATAGGTATTTAGACAAGAACAGTTCGGCTTTGGTGCACATCTGTTTACGCCCACTGAACGGTGTACAGACCCTTGTATGTTATACCGGAGATGTCATCAGATTTCCGAGAAACTGCATTTTAAGAGCACAGGGAATGAAGTGAGGGTGAGGCCTTACTtgctgaagagaagacatCCATTCAACAGCAGGGCAGCGTGAAGAATGCACGGGAACTTGTTTTgcagaacggagacaaaggaaggaAGATGGAGGTACGGGAGTCGGTCTAGCGGGCCGAAGTGGAAGCCGTCCACCCCTGCACAATTTACAAGAAAGTGAAGGACAGTCTAGACCGGTTTCTCTGCACAGAGTGTATGCATCTCGTCACGACTGCCAGGAcgcctgtcgccttctgccgtggtgtttctgtctcccccttGTCCCCCCCAGTTCAACACCTCCGGGTACGTACAGCCCGGCAGCGATGGGACTGCCAGTGAACCGGGTGACTTGACAAAACTGCACAGGCGCGCAGCTTGGATATTCCGATCCACGCTCTCGTCGATGTACACCGGTCGTCcccttgtcttttcttctgcggtCTTGGCCATGTGTCTCGTCGCGGAACGCGTCTGGAACTCCGCTCCCCTCACCGCGggttcgcctctcttcgccgtccCTCGTGTTTCCTCTGTGACTTTCCCCAGTTCAGGGCCGCACTGCAcgcgtcctctctgcatgctgtgGCTACCTTACTgtggaagagcgagaggttCTGAGGATCAATGGTGTCCAGAAACGCGGGGCAGTAGTCCTCCACGAGGTCACTCAAATGCTGTCGGTTCCCGCGCTCGACAAACAGAGCGAATCTCCCGTGAAGCAGCCGAAAGTACTGGTAGAACTTGTCTAGAATCTgcagcgcgcatgcataAGGCAGAAACGGATCTGGCTGTCCGGAACGTTTCCAAACTCGGAAGTCGCTGTTCCTCCGACAGGCGTCCTGCAACGAACGCCCCCAAGAGCAGAGCGCGCAGATCTGGGCAAGCCCACGTTCCACTGTCACACGCAAACCGACTGTGTGTCTATTCACACGACGAAGACTGGACGCGCCTGCAGCCGCATGATCGGCGAGAGAACAGGGCGCGCAAACGCGGCGCGCGACACCCCCATTCCAGCCAGCCAGACGCCTCTTATCAGAGGACCAGCCGACTCTGAGAGCTGAAACACACAGGCAGCCAGCTGaagcttttctgtctccaccttcgGGAGGGTGGCAGACACAACCCCCTGCATTCAGGTCTCTCCTTGTTGAACAGACATCGACCCACAACGTGAGTTCCTGCctcctgaaaaaaacgctCACCACTTGCGTCGGTCGACTCCGAGTTTTACAGAGAGTCAAGACTTTGTACGCAACGTGTGAAACAAAAGGCATCGCCATGGAAACACTGAAAGGGTGACTCTCTTCCACGCGAAAACGTCTGTTTGACGTCAAACAGCTACACAAGAGACGACCGACTCGTGACCCGGTGACACAACGACAAGGGCGGGGTCCACACTCACGCCCATAAGAATGATTTCTTGGTTGTCTTCGTCGAGACCGCCAAAGTCAGCGAGTctgttcgccttcgcgtcgACGCCTCCCTTCACTCCTTCGCTGGTGGAGGCGGGTCCTCCAAGTTCGCATGCGTTGAAGACCTGCCGAACGAAAGCGACAGGGAAAAGCACCTTAAACAAGTCCCGGGGTCACGGGCAGCGCCGCGGCGCTGCATGGACAGACGAACTCGGAACAGAAATGCAAGAAAGCCGAGACGCAACATTCAGAAGAAACTGAGACTAGGAACCGTTGTTTATTTCTCTGTTCGGCGCTCTGAAACTGCACGAGATCTCCACAGCCCACACAATAAGAGCTTGCGAAATCCGAGACCGAAGTCGAATTCCTGGGCAGGAGCTAGAACCCATCTGCCATAGAACTTGTCTGCCATCTTTGCAGCTCTTACGCTAGCACTGGTTTGACCGACTTTAGTTTAGCCGACGGATAAGCTGCAGTCTCCCGCGATTTACATGTGGATACTTAGGTTCCCTCCCTGTGTCAGTCGCACATGGCACATGCAGATACAGTAAGGTCGACAGATCCTTCCAAATCGGACAACTCAAAGTCTCGAGAGCGCCACGATACGCAGAAGCACGGGCGTCCTTCACAGGCGGCcggaaaagcgaagagacacgcgcatgcaaaagaGACCGATGGCTGCGAAACATGAGGCCTTGGCCTCTGGAAAAGCCGCTGTTCGCTCACAAGTGTCAGCCAGTAGTCAGGCTCCACTTCTTTGGTGACGACGACGTGAGCATCTGTGTAGATTGAACGAAGAGGGCCGGCGTCTCCACTGAATTGCCTAAggggaaaaaagacgagatgGATGCGCGACAGTACAATTAGACTCCTCTTCAAAACGCGGTCGAAATGTGGAGTACAGGTCTCCCACATTTCCgcttcatatatatatatatatgaaccTGAATCTAtgaacatacatatacatgacTATATTTTATATTTAGTTGATCGCATATATTTGGTTGAACACTCATGTAAGTAGACCTCGTGGGTGTGGTCCGCACGACAGAGGTGAAGTCtcaagagacgaaaaagaaagcagacCTTGCAGACTGCTTTCGGAAGATAAAAATGAAATGCAAGAGTGTCGCCGATCCGGTTAGAGAACCCCTTGTGCGAGTTCGATCACATGGCTTCTCGCACTCTGTGACTGTCCTCACGATGAAAAGAAACGCACTCGACTGCACTGTCTTATTTTTCACTTCCCCCTTCAGAATCTCCCCcccagtcttcttctttaTGTCCTTTGGAGCCATTTCGACTTCggctcttccgcctctctgtgcTGGTGGTTCGTGGCGTTCGCCGGGCATCCCCGAGCCTCAAAGCCAACAAGAAGTTTCTCCAGCGCAGTATGCGACTCGCCTGCAGCTCTTGCTGAAACTGCGGTGGACTCCACAGCTTCCGCCGAAACCCAGGCAGCAGCCCACACGCGGCCCTCAGACACGGTATCTCGGCAAAACGCCTTTGAAAAAAAGTTTTCCCGCTCACTGTGTGAAGATCGTGAGTCCCTCGATGAGGCCGACGTgactgcgtttctcctctgcggGACGCGATGCAGGAAAGTAGAAGACGATTTTCGCTTCCTGAGCTCGTTCTTCGGCGCCcagttcctcctcttcttcgctttcgtgTCGGGCTTCAACTTCTCCCTGTGCAAATGAAAACTCGTCGTCGGagtcctcgtcctcgccgccgtcttcttccgtgtGTCTGCGAGAAACGCTCTGGGAGCTCGGGGGTGTCGCTCTGCAGCCTGGTGCAGGAGCGGCCTTTCGCGGAGGCTCCAGCGTCggactgaagagaaaaatcgCCTCTACTCCGCTGTGAGGAACGGGGGGAGAACTGCACTCTTTCCTTGCCTGGAGCGAGCCGGAGAGAGTGGAGGACAGGCTCAACAAATCCGCAGCGGAGCTCGAGCtgagaggcggcggcgccgaCTTCGCGCCCTCAGCCGCAGCCgcggaagaacgcgagagcgcAGCCCTAGCCTTCACATTCGAGAGTGCAGAAAACATCTTGCCCTGAGTGatgaagaggcgaaagaaaactgTTTAGCGCCCAGGTTCTTTACAGGACTCGTGTCCTTCCAAATGGACAGCTAAAGACTGGTACAAAGCAGGTAATAAAAGGGGTGGATTTCCATATCCCAAGGTCCTGCAGTTGCTGCACATCGACCGTTTTCAAGACGTGGAGATAGAAGAAGTCACGGGAGAACGCAGGGCTGGGCTTCCTGCGAACTGCGACTTGGTGACAACAGGCAGGGGTCGACGGAAGCGGGGTGAGGACGGAAGCACCGGAAGTGAAAAAGCTAGACAACCGGCGAAtgagacgaagaggggagagcATGCATGTTGCACCTGAACAACCGGCAGAAAAGCTCGCGATTCACGACATCACGTGCGGCCGGCTTCACATAGGAGAGGACGGTCCGGCAACCGGAGGGCGCGGAAGCCCACGGGAATGGACGACGTTCGcgtttgtgtgtgcgtgtgtgtgcagaAGATGATCACGAAACCGGGTTCGCTTTGGTTATTTGGCCATCTGAATCGCCTCGAGTCTTTTCTATCAAAAATGACTGCTTTTTtagaggaaagaaacatcCAGTTCCCAAGTTCTCCTGGTGGCTACTCCGTCAGCGTCGCGGTGTGCTGCTTCGGCAGAAGCCCAGCGATGGTGTagaaacaacagagaagggaggaaacgcgcTGAACAGAGCCGATCCTCGTCGTGCGAGAAGCACtaagaaaaaagggaaaagaagagtaGTTCTAGAGCGAACGTCCCCGACTTTCGCAGTTTCAGATATGAAAAACGCCGAGTTCCTCCCTGGTCGACCAAGCCGCGTCCGCACATGCGAAAGATGCAGAGGGCCAGCATGAATACGCAGGCTCTCCCAGGGAACGTGTAGCGTGCTTAGGGACAGCGAGAGCAGCCTCAGACTCCCAGTTTATCAAAAGACAGAGCGAAAAACAAAGGGCAATTTCGGATTTCTCACTTTCCCGGGGAAGCAACCAAGCCCGGTCACCCTTCGGAGACCTACCCCGGCGCTCGCGCATGCGATCCCAATTGTTACCGTCTCTGTAGTTCTGAAAAGCTCGTTTTTGCGGCACAAGAGACAAGCTAGCCAAGTTTCGAGGCAGCAGAACAGTGTGAAATGAAGGACTACAGGAAATGCCAAAGGATAAAGTCGGACAAGCTGGAGTCCCAGCGATCCGCAAGTGTCGCGGTGCCTGGTTTGTCGTAGAAGTCTCGTGTTCGAAGTGGACTTAAGACAGAGTCAGGAGCAGCACTGTAGATTTCTGAATTGATGGATCGTGCCGACAAGATGCTACAtggtcttcctctgcgtctacTTAAAAGGACGCAGCTTGTAGGCAACCAAGTAACCGGAGAACCACGAACTCGACTCATTCCAGAATCCCAATGTACTACCCAAGTTTTTTTCGAGAGTCTCACCGTTTAAGGTATGCTGTTGGACAAAAAAGCGCTTCTACACACAGCCTGCTTTTGATGGCCTCGCAGAGGATGAAATATGTCGTCAGAGACTGCATTGCCACACATTCTACAGATGAAACGTTGGAAAAGCAGAATCAACCAACAGAACAGGATAAAGACGCAAATATAGTCTTGAAGAGAGTCCTCGTCCTGGAAAAGCTAGACAGCTTCAGATTGTCTACTTAGCTTTCTGTACCCCCAGCAAAACTGAACACTACTGGTCAGTTGAACAGTGAGTGCCGAAGCCTATGCTTGTCAGAATGTTTCTTGCTACCAAAAAATGGCACTTTGAAGGAGGTCCTGGTGAAAAACATTCAGTGTATGGACAGCGTTGGCGTCACACAGTCAGAACCCCTGATTCAACAGATACGTACAGCGGCATGTCTTCTTTAAGCCCCATGCAAGGGAAAACAGATATGCCCTCTCCAGGTCAAAGCAGTGATGTTTGGTGCGCACGACTCTCGCATCCGCTTCTTTAAAGAACCCAACACAGCTTTTTTGAGATGGACCGCGAGGCAGCAGGCAAAGTGCCCCGCCTACCATGACTACAGATAACATGCGTATTAGAAATGCAAAACATGCTCCCATAAGATGCTTCCAGTTCCCTACGGTAGATATTTTGCAGAGAATTACTGAGTCGTTTATCTGCTGAAGCATGCTTTTTGCTTTCCGGAATAGCGTGATTGCTGACGAACTCCCTCAGGCAGAAACTGTCCTTCGCGAGCTGCATAACCAAAGGAAAAATACTGCAAAAAGATCTTGGGAAAGAATCCCCGTAGTCCAACTGCTCTcaaaacgcgttttcgttGGTGAGGTGTTTGCATCAAACCGCACGGTAGTTCGACCGTCGCTTCACATCATGCATAGGGCAGGGCTagttttgtgtgttttttcgGGGTAAGAAATTGAACATTTCAACCAGTTTTGACACAGTAAGGATGTGTCGCCGTGGCCGCTTCGCTTGTCTGTAGCAACAAACAACTGTGTCCACGAACAGTAGAGGCGGCCggtcgcctctcctctgttaACGCGCACCAGGTTTgaaaccgagaaaaagagagaataAGGGTGTTGAGTTCGAGCGTGTAAAGACGACGTTAGGTGACTTTGGCGCGATATCTTGGCCTCCACTCTGCATTTGCATCCAAGCTATTCGATCTTCCAAACGCTTGTATTCCTCATTTTGTCAGGAACGTGTGACTGACGGGTAAAACTGTTTCTTTGGCCTACGGAACTAGAACCGATCTTCCCACGGATCGGCAAACGCTGGACAGGAAAGAATTCTTTTTTTGGTCGGCACGCGGCGGTGAGGCCTCGTCCGCAATTTTGGAGTAGATACCAAGACAGCAGATTTATTCTACGGTCGAAGGACTTCGAAGGAAATCACTTCATGAGAGTGAGTGCACCAGGTGTCGGTTAAGAACAGTCAATGCGTGACACGCAAGTGACCCCAGTGTCTCGGGCGCTCTCGCAACCGTTGCAGAAAGGTTCTTTTTTCCCTCACTTGTTGCGGTCTTTTCACCCGTATTCTTCCGCGAGTTTTTGCAGGGCGCTTTTTTACACAGGCATGCATCAGATTTTGTTCGAAGCAGACTTACGGGCTTTTTCCGTGTCGGCGAAAAACGCGGGAGCGTTCCCTGACATCCGCCCGTCTCCGTCCACCAGGGAGCTGGAGACATGGGCGCTGGTTGTGCCGAGCAACTGATTCGGGGTTTTGGGCAAAAAGAGCAGCGAGCTCCAAGCATTTTACCTTTTTTTGTTTCTATCTGTGCAGCACTTCTCGACTGTCCTGTACTTTTTGTCCAAATGTGTCTTTGGTACAACTGTTTTCGTTCAGGACGCCACTGACTCCTACGCCCTCTCCCGACCTCGTGAGTCAGTAGCCCTTCAGTGCGGCGCGTAGTGCTCTTTTGTCCTTCAGACGCCTGCTATCTTCAGCAACTATGGCGGCAGTTCACTGCCTGTGACCATGCCAGTCGGAGAGTCGGTTTCCCTCTAGACTTTGCTTGATTTTTGGCTGCACTGGCTTCTCTCCTGAGAAAACCGGCGGACTTTTTCCTCATTTGAGACTCGTGTCGCGTCCAGGAACGTTCGTTCCAGGGCCAAAACTGGAGGTGCGCAAGTTAGCAGACTCACGGACACTCTCGGGCATACATCCGTTTTTGCCCCGGGACCGGCACAGCCATTTTTCCCCAAAAATCAGTTGAAGCCATGGAGTCAACTGCTGCCCTTGCAATGACGCCACAGCCTCTCCTGTCGTCTCCGTACTCTTCTGGGAACCTGTCAAATGCGTCGCCTGCTggttcctcttttcctgtcGACCACACAAAAACTGGCCAAAAGCGGTCGCACTTCGGAGCCAATAACTGCGTGGACGGCAGCGGGATAgagttttcctctcttcaagTTGCAACAGAGTCGACGTGCTCGCCGACTGTTTCAGTCCCCGACTCTACTGCTGAGAGCGAATGCCCGCCGACGCCGTGCGGTGACTTAGGGGAAGGCGCAACAGTGGCCTCGCAGCCGCCTGCTGTGACATCGGACACTAATGTTGACGGCCAGACAACAAGCGCCGCTCAACTGCACGGTCAAAGGTGTAGActcgctgctcctcctcaTCTCAGTGAATCGGGAGCAACTGCAAGCCAGCCCGCTTGCCATTCCGACCAACAGCGCGTCGATGTAGCCGTCATCGGTGCCGGCCTTGCCGGTTTAACTGCCGCGCTTGCAgtgcacagaaaaacagggaGGGTTGTCCACGTCTatgagaaggaagacgcggaCCAGTGgatttcttcgtcctctgctgcATTTGGGGCCTCCCCCGGCTCACGGGGAGAAAGTGGAACACTGCAGGAAGAGTACGAAGCCCGCGAAATATTGCTGCGAACAAATGGGTTGGACGCCCTAAGGTGCATAGATGAGCAGCTTGCATGTGATGTCTTGGAATGCGGGCACATTGTATATTCCGACTGTCTCGACGTCTTCGACTTCGATGTGGAGGCCACTGCTTCCAGCTTGGTGTTTGGAATTTACTGGTCAGATCTCCAACAAATCCTCTATAGACACTGCCAACAGTACCCGAACGGgatttttttctgcttcaaAAAACATCTTAAATGTGCTCTGTCAAGCCACACccctccaccttcttcctcagaagCGGACTCCACAATGATTGTTTCCCTGTGCGCTTCCTCACTGTCGCCGCCGTCCACTGTCTCGACTGCGTCGTCAACTGGTACCCCAACTGCATCGTCACCCGGTTTCGTGAATTTTACGGGAGGTGGCGCTGAAAGTGGAGAATCTGACGCAAGTAAATGCTCCGGAAAGGGACGATCAAGGACCACCCATGATCCATCTCACCTTTCCCGTACGGAAAACTACAGCAGTAGTACAGCAGATAAACACAACGCGAGGGATTGTCCCCATGTGAAGCACGAAACCACACATAAGAAATACAGCGGCGTGTCCCTCTCTTTCTATAATGGTGGCGATGTCGAGGCAAAATTGGTGATCGGTGCGGACGGCCCCTGCTCCTCCGCACGCGGCGATTCTGATGAGCTCTTGCCTCActacagagaagacagcacCGACGCATCTGCTGTGAAAATTCCTCTACAGCAGTCCCGGTAAGGAGGAAAAACTTGAGGCCGCATTCGTGCGCATCACAAGGATATGCCATGCGTGCCTTGCCTCATTGTGCTTGTTCGACCACGTTAGTGTCGAAACTCGAAGTGGTTCCCTATTCGTAGTGAAGTGTAACGCGTGAGGAGAATCCAGCCCACCCCAAGAGATTCTGAATTTCCTGTTGTTCTTCGCGATCACCGGGGCGTGGTGGACCCGTGTTCTCTGCTGCAAGAGCGCACATTACGTGTCTACAAGCCAAGCAGCACTTGTAGGTGGCTTTTGGGGTTGAGGAAACCGAGACAGATGCGCTTAGCTGTAAAAAAATTCTTGTTTTCCAGGTTTGATTGGCCGCGGATACAGTATCAGGGGCTCGCTGAAGTGAGTGTCGACGAGCCGGATCTGACTCGGAACATCTGGCTGTTTCACAAGGAAACAGGGTCGCACATCTCCGTCATCAAAGCTCTCGGGCCCAATATCTTGACGTGGTCGATAACGCAGCAGGCCCAGGTATGTATCTTCCGCAAAAGCAGCCAAACTGAAAGTGATCAGATTGACAGCGTCCTCTGTCTTCACCAACCGTTTTGTGACGTTCGAAGTCTCTTCCAATAGCCGCCACATCAGTTTTTCTCAATATTCGCGCTAGTTGAACAGGTGCCACATCGAATTACCAAAGGTCTTTCTGAACGTAGAAGCTTGCTAAACTTGCGAAATGTGTGCACGGTCGAACGCATGAGTCCGTCGACATGCTTTCTGTAGTACATATAGTCGGGGATTTGTCTTCGAGGAGTGACAATTTGTATGTCTTTATGGACACGTAGAGTCGAGGCTCGAAAAGAAATTACCCTGCTTCtgaagcggagagacgccgcaggTCAATATCGGCACAACTGAAGCAGGCTCCTCATGTCCCGGCCTTCTTACCTGTTCTGACTTGCAGGACtctgaagcagcagaaaaCTCGCATGAAGTGAATGCAAAGCAGCGTGCGCTTTCTGTAGTTTCCAGTATTCTGAACGGCGCCACAGGCAAGGTATGGATACGCACTTGCTGACAACTTTTTTCCCAACATTTCGGTGCCCCACTGACGTAGCAGCTGACACTGTAACTGGTATATCGGGTTTTTCTGCCAAGTTCTGCAGTGAAAAACGATTTCCGTTCTGTATACTCCAACTGCAAGATAAAACACCGACACTGCAGCCTGGCCGTTGGTGATACCAGATAATACTTGTTATAGTGAACGTGTTCTGGGGCACGACAACACGACGACAGGCCCCTTGCAACATACAGCACGGTCAGACTGTCACCGTGAACCATTAAACATTGCGGAAAGCCAAAGAATTTTTCGTTACCTGTCGCGACAGCAGCCAGGATGGGCTCTCGACGCTGTCTTTTCGCGCGCGCTCTGGGACATCTGTAAAAAGAATCAGAGCCAATACAGGTGCGTGGGCCTCACGCCTATGCACGTCCGTTTGAGGTGTGTATACCATCACGGTTTCTCCAGGCCCGAAATGTGGCGGGACTGCTTCTTCGAGTGATCGACCGGACGTCTGACGAGGATATCCAGGTCCTAAGGCTACATCCTCCTGCGCGTTCGAGCTGTCGTTGGACTCGCCTTGATGACCAGCTCGTTCTTGTTGGAAATGCTGTAAGCAAGCGTCCTGTGGACAGAATGCAAGACTTTGTAGAACTTCTCGTTGGCAGCCCATTTTGTGCTACCAGTTGTTGGCTTACACACTGGATATTTATTCTTCAGTGGACCCGCGTTTCGTAGTTTCTTCCGGCTGCAACACAACCCTTAAACTGAAGGGAGTGAGGACACGCTACGGATGTGCAATACGGCGCCGTAGTAGAATAAAGGACTTCAGTGTGCCGTATTCCGTCTGCCGCAAAAATTGGAAATGTGTTTGCTGCTCAGTCTCTTACGAAATGGGGAACAGTTCCGGCATCGCTACACAGGTTAACTGGCACAAGCGATATACCGTAATGCAACGGTAATGTGACAGATTCATACCAGTTCAGCTCTTCACTTTATATGACGCGGCCCGGTGCCTGGCAGCAATCTGGACGGATGTCTGACGCATGAACGCGCAACCGAAGTGCAGTTCCCGTAACTGTGTCCGTGGCCTGAGGTTACCATGCAGTCGTCTGTCGAGGGGCACCTTTTGTAGGGCAGACGACACAGTCCTGGCTGCGGTAATCTGAGTGTGTTTGCAACAGCTGGCGTAGTATCTTTCATCCTCTGTTGCAATCGTTGTAGTGGATGACATAGGCAACGTAATGAATCCAGAACAGTCCGTGCGAATCCTGTGCTTGTCCCGCTCGGCGACCAATAGACCCACACGCCTGTCTATTGTCCAATGTCAGGCTCACCCAATTTCTCCGAACATCGGGCAAAGCCACGATCTGGTGAGGCAAAAATAAGCAAGAGGCGGACTGTTCGTTTCATTCCGTACGTGCTCGAATATGCGGTGCATGACTGCTGTGAGGTCGTGTAGAAAATTATATGTCATCGTATTTGTGTATTGGTACGGTTTCAGTACGAGTAGGCAACAGTGTACAAATGTGGGTCGGACG
This genomic interval carries:
- a CDS encoding hypothetical protein (encoded by transcript TGME49_207960), which encodes MFSALSNVKARAALSRSSAAAAEGAKSAPPPLSSSSAADLLSLSSTLSGSLQARKECSSPPVPHSGVEAIFLFSPTLEPPRKAAPAPGCRATPPSSQSVSRRHTEEDGGEDEDSDDEFSFAQGEVEARHESEEEEELGAEERAQEAKIVFYFPASRPAEEKRSHVGLIEGLTIFTQQFSGDAGPLRSIYTDAHVVVTKEVEPDYWLTLVFNACELGGPASTSEGVKGGVDAKANRLADFGGLDEDNQEIILMGILDKFYQYFRLLHGRFALFVERGNRQHLSDLVEDYCPAFLDTIDPQNLSLFHRVDGFHFGPLDRLPYLHLPSFVSVLQNKFPCILHAALLLNGCLLFSNVSSGPNDFAPSSSALSGRDAGSPRHGNSFTPPKGTVEGSPPADAAASSAESARRVSKVRAGVHAEASENSEALQESLDSSEAPHAERERNEKATLERGRQWQRKDDFSDGYDVMRVLYSYLVHAQGCAAVDPGKLRKPPYARVNTAAARPGGGCSSFGRAIREVGSSDSFEDTPSDAFLFGPTGASVFLPVIHLPDDSTGSLVVINHKQLQLVLVLSDAAHQLVNDASFLQHVRSFALEAGLGELQQAFSVAFDDIMKQEDAYRFIYFNHVNRAVRISNKRCPPNAPSPPSFPGCALSKLEVRRMGQLHRHLRAAVGEEEDFHFGFPEACSEESLLVCGRSSRVDSHAEGCRCGESRKSSEGREEVQSKKDGLPPGEEAEGFADEKALHAEERSASSSEEARLHRAGSDGRGLGGDVYRRSKPEKTQVKPVPVKLIAVKDALSGWLIGSASMDREFYVALDDPRTTLSRAVEDASRFGYMHFANIFV
- a CDS encoding hypothetical protein (encoded by transcript TGME49_207965), yielding MESTAALAMTPQPLLSSPYSSGNLSNASPAGSSFPVDHTKTGQKRSHFGANNCVDGSGIEFSSLQVATESTCSPTVSVPDSTAESECPPTPCGDLGEGATVASQPPAVTSDTNVDGQTTSAAQLHGQRCRLAAPPHLSESGATASQPACHSDQQRVDVAVIGAGLAGLTAALAVHRKTGRVVHVYEKEDADQWISSSSAAFGASPGSRGESGTLQEEYEAREILLRTNGLDALRCIDEQLACDVLECGHIVYSDCLDVFDFDVEATASSLVFGIYWSDLQQILYRHCQQYPNGIFFCFKKHLKCALSSHTPPPSSSEADSTMIVSLCASSLSPPSTVSTASSTGTPTASSPGFVNFTGGGAESGESDASKCSGKGRSRTTHDPSHLSRTENYSSSTADKHNARDCPHVKHETTHKKYSGVSLSFYNGGDVEAKLVIGADGPCSSARGDSDELLPHYREDSTDASAVKIPLQQSRFDWPRIQYQGLAEVSVDEPDLTRNIWLFHKETGSHISVIKALGPNILTWSITQQAQDSEAAENSHEVNAKQRALSVVSSILNGATGKARNVAGLLLRVIDRTSDEDIQVLRLHPPARSSCRWTRLDDQLVLVGNAAHPISPNIGQSHDLTIEDAVQLAYCLSDWEHNDSIAAQRFARIRKQSLVHVIKLSEAVHANMWLNNMEQCDESVHEMETETPSDAALFTRANFVPVRSILWAQDSQELMENAQLETEYM